In the Kitasatospora terrestris genome, one interval contains:
- a CDS encoding dipeptide ABC transporter ATP-binding protein — translation MTPNGSSAAGALVPEEVSFEKEVERGEPILEVRDLVKHFPLTKGILFKKQVGAVKAVDGVSFDLMQGETLGIVGESGCGKSTLAKVLMNLEPATGGSVKYKGEEISRLSGSALKAVRRNIQMVFQDPYTSLNPRMTVGDIIGEPFEIHPEVAPKGDRRKAVQDLLDVVGLNPEYINRYPHQFSGGQRQRIGIARGLALKPEVIICDEPVSALDVSVQAQVINLLEKLQGEFNLSYMFIAHDLSIVRHISDRVGVMYLGKIVEIGTDAEIYDHATHPYTQALLSAVPVPDPTAREFRDRIVLTGDVPSPAKPPSGCRFRTRCWKAQEKCVQEVPALTVREWLDGRAAHDSACHFAAEREIGQSAAEREAE, via the coding sequence ATGACGCCTAACGGATCGTCGGCAGCCGGCGCGCTGGTGCCCGAGGAGGTCTCCTTCGAGAAGGAGGTCGAGCGGGGCGAACCGATCCTGGAGGTGCGCGACCTGGTCAAGCACTTCCCGCTGACCAAGGGCATCCTGTTCAAGAAGCAGGTCGGCGCGGTCAAGGCGGTGGACGGCGTCTCCTTCGACCTGATGCAGGGCGAGACGCTGGGCATCGTCGGCGAGTCCGGCTGCGGCAAGTCGACGCTCGCCAAGGTCCTGATGAACCTGGAGCCCGCCACCGGCGGCTCGGTGAAGTACAAGGGGGAGGAGATCTCGCGGCTGTCCGGCTCGGCGCTGAAGGCCGTGCGGCGCAACATCCAGATGGTGTTCCAGGACCCGTACACCTCGCTCAACCCGCGGATGACGGTCGGCGACATCATCGGGGAGCCGTTCGAGATCCACCCCGAGGTGGCGCCGAAGGGCGACCGCCGCAAGGCCGTCCAGGACCTGCTCGACGTGGTGGGCCTGAACCCGGAGTACATCAACCGGTACCCGCACCAGTTCTCCGGCGGCCAGCGCCAGCGCATCGGCATCGCGCGGGGGCTGGCCCTCAAGCCCGAGGTCATCATCTGCGACGAGCCGGTCTCCGCGCTGGACGTCTCGGTGCAGGCCCAGGTGATCAACCTGCTGGAGAAGCTGCAGGGCGAGTTCAACCTGTCGTACATGTTCATCGCGCACGACCTCTCGATCGTCCGGCACATCTCCGACCGGGTCGGCGTGATGTACCTCGGCAAGATCGTCGAGATCGGGACCGACGCGGAGATCTACGACCACGCCACCCACCCGTACACCCAGGCGCTGCTCTCCGCCGTGCCGGTGCCGGACCCGACGGCCCGGGAGTTCCGGGACCGGATCGTGCTGACCGGCGACGTGCCCTCGCCGGCCAAACCGCCGTCCGGCTGCCGGTTCCGCACCCGCTGCTGGAAGGCCCAGGAGAAGTGCGTGCAGGAGGTGCCGGCGCTCACCGTCCGGGAGTGGCTGGACGGGCGCGCGGCGCACGACTCCGCGTGTCACTTCGCGGCGGAGCGCGAGATCGGGCAGAGCGCGGCGGAGCGCGAGGCCGAGTAG